From Alteribacter lacisalsi, a single genomic window includes:
- a CDS encoding ectoine synthase: MKVIKLEDIIGTENEVKGENWTSRRLVLSDVGMGYSVHDTTIKAGTETHIWYQNHLESVYCIEGEGEVETLADNKIHPISENTLYALDKNDEHLLRAKTDMRMVCVFKPALTGREIHDENGVYPLVES, encoded by the coding sequence ATGAAGGTTATTAAACTCGAAGATATTATCGGAACGGAAAACGAAGTAAAAGGTGAGAACTGGACGAGCCGCCGTCTCGTGCTGAGCGACGTAGGCATGGGCTACTCCGTTCACGATACGACGATCAAAGCCGGAACCGAAACACATATCTGGTACCAGAACCACCTCGAGTCCGTCTACTGCATTGAAGGGGAAGGGGAAGTGGAGACGCTTGCAGATAACAAGATCCATCCAATCTCTGAAAATACCCTTTATGCTCTGGACAAAAATGACGAGCATCTTCTCCGTGCCAAAACGGACATGCGCATGGTCTGCGTATTCAAGCCGGCACTGACCGGCCGCGAGATTCACGACGAAAACGGCGTTTACCCGCTGGTGGAGTCGTAA
- the ectB gene encoding diaminobutyrate--2-oxoglutarate transaminase, protein MTNNNLSIFEELESSVRSYVRSFPAVFTKAKGSKIWDADGKEYLDFFAGAGALNYGHNDPKMKEKLVEYIQNDGITHSLDKATEAKGEFLRTFNDVILKPRNMEYRVMFPGPTGTNTVESALKIARKVTGRTDVISFTRGFHGMTIGSLAVSGNSAKRAGAGIPLNNTVTMPYDNFVNEEDSLDYLERFLEDNGSGVAIPAAVILETVQGEGGLNTARVEWLRRVEEICRNWGIFLIIDDVQAGVGRTGTFFSFEEAGLKPDVICLSKSIGGFGLPLAITLIKPEYDKWSPGEHNGTFRGNNHAFITATESLSYWKDDSFEKSIQAKSKRITEFLNRIVEENPDIQGKVRGRGFMQGIASSVEGLSERVASEAFKRGVIMETSGGKDEVFKLFPALTMTDEELEQGFKIIEQSVDAALSVYKQAAD, encoded by the coding sequence ATGACGAACAACAACCTGAGTATTTTTGAAGAGCTTGAATCGAGTGTCCGCAGTTACGTAAGAAGTTTTCCTGCTGTTTTTACAAAAGCGAAAGGATCAAAGATCTGGGATGCTGACGGGAAAGAATATCTTGATTTCTTTGCCGGTGCAGGTGCCCTGAACTACGGCCACAACGACCCGAAAATGAAAGAAAAGCTGGTGGAGTATATACAGAACGACGGGATTACCCACTCTCTCGATAAAGCAACCGAAGCCAAAGGAGAATTTCTCCGTACATTTAACGATGTCATTCTCAAGCCCCGTAATATGGAATACCGCGTCATGTTCCCTGGTCCGACAGGCACAAACACGGTCGAAAGTGCCTTAAAGATTGCCCGTAAAGTAACCGGGCGCACGGATGTGATCAGTTTCACCCGCGGTTTTCACGGTATGACGATCGGTTCCCTCGCTGTTTCAGGTAACTCCGCTAAACGTGCAGGTGCCGGGATTCCCCTTAACAATACAGTCACTATGCCGTACGACAACTTTGTCAACGAAGAAGACAGCCTCGACTACCTCGAGCGTTTTCTTGAGGATAACGGAAGTGGTGTGGCCATCCCGGCAGCCGTCATTCTTGAAACCGTTCAGGGTGAAGGCGGTCTGAATACTGCACGCGTGGAATGGCTTCGCCGTGTAGAGGAAATTTGCCGCAACTGGGGCATTTTCCTGATCATTGATGATGTTCAGGCCGGTGTGGGCCGGACCGGAACGTTTTTCTCGTTTGAGGAAGCGGGCCTAAAACCGGATGTGATCTGTCTGTCCAAATCAATCGGGGGCTTCGGTCTTCCCCTTGCGATTACGCTCATTAAACCTGAGTACGATAAATGGAGTCCGGGAGAGCATAACGGCACATTCCGCGGCAACAACCACGCTTTCATTACAGCGACCGAGTCCCTTTCCTACTGGAAGGACGATTCGTTTGAGAAGAGCATCCAGGCAAAATCGAAGCGGATTACAGAATTCCTGAATCGAATCGTTGAAGAGAATCCGGATATTCAGGGTAAAGTACGCGGCCGCGGCTTTATGCAGGGGATTGCGTCTTCTGTTGAAGGCCTCTCCGAGCGCGTGGCTTCAGAAGCGTTCAAACGCGGTGTGATTATGGAAACGTCCGGCGGTAAAGATGAAGTATTTAAGCTCTTTCCTGCCCTTACGATGACCGATGAAGAGCTGGAGCAGGGTTTCAAAATCATTGAACAAAGTGTTGATGCTGCGCTTTCTGTGTACAAACAGGCTGCAGATTAA
- the ectA gene encoding diaminobutyrate acetyltransferase, translating to MKGKLMPAIEKETLTLTKPGVDDGAAMWELVNNSSLDLNSPYKYLMMCKFFADTCVTAKVEDRLAGFVTAFIPPEADDTVFVWQVGVDSSFRGQGIASRMLSELMSRDVCRNVRYLEATVTPTNDASDSLFKGFARRHEVDCEIKTCFPSRLFPGNGHESELTYRIGPLNNK from the coding sequence ATGAAGGGTAAATTAATGCCGGCTATTGAGAAAGAAACTCTTACTTTAACAAAACCTGGTGTGGACGACGGTGCTGCGATGTGGGAACTGGTAAACAACTCTTCGCTGGATCTGAATTCCCCCTACAAGTACCTGATGATGTGCAAGTTTTTTGCAGATACATGCGTCACGGCTAAGGTGGAGGACCGCCTGGCCGGATTCGTTACGGCTTTTATCCCTCCTGAGGCAGACGATACCGTATTCGTCTGGCAGGTAGGTGTGGACTCTTCTTTCCGTGGACAGGGTATTGCTTCGCGCATGCTTTCCGAACTGATGAGCCGCGACGTATGCCGCAATGTACGTTATCTTGAAGCCACAGTAACCCCAACCAATGATGCATCGGACAGCCTTTTTAAAGGCTTTGCCCGCCGCCATGAGGTGGACTGTGAAATTAAAACATGCTTCCCTTCCCGGCTGTTTCCGGGCAACGGACATGAATCGGAGCTGACCTACCGGATCGGTCCGCTGAACAACAAGTAG
- a CDS encoding glycoside hydrolase family 15 protein: MKKKPFLIDALTGNSKTLVSYNKKGQMERLFWPRIDSFQQLEEINIGVYLPKARRTTYFHEDGWEHSQRYEEETNILINEIRHAHLPVTVTQFSYVLPDRDVIVHDYIFNGDTEVLEGALLMVDAAFNLEHQSRYQSVYFSRESQTHVHYLNKTAVAIGSGNGVDGFESGRNEIGARRNDLNGKEEVNKQGGAISFHLNGAGEGQAVSVHFAMSSAPKEAERLCRETLADKQETLYEQTAAHWQNHLALAEKQEIEDPLRKKLYDRSLLTFALLYDKENGSFIAGPEVDEDYVYSGGYGYCWGRDAAYIATAADVAGYHDMVKAFYQSMLEIQEPNGSWNQRHFTDGSLAPVWGLQIDEPGSILWGLSGHLLRTENEAFAHKAWPQLKRGAEFLLSFIDEETKLPLPSKDLWEKRSGEHQYSAAAVYGGLSGVVKVARWLGISEEDFVTRCEEACREMKEAVLTRGWSEEEQCFLRSLYLEVDELAYLRAKESGEEVAFREDKNGFTSYYKVEDPTVDISLLGLSVPFGMIDPHDPKMVKTAEKIREQLTSPVIGGIERFPGDIYIEGNPWMLTTLWLAQYYQAVDRHEEADELIDWVGRFTPELGLIPEQVDKFSGEPAWVMPLTWSHAMYVLALKESK; this comes from the coding sequence ATGAAGAAAAAACCATTTTTGATAGACGCCCTTACAGGCAATTCCAAAACACTCGTATCCTATAATAAAAAAGGACAGATGGAGCGTCTGTTCTGGCCGCGGATCGATTCATTCCAGCAGCTGGAGGAAATCAATATCGGTGTGTACCTACCTAAGGCGCGCCGAACGACATATTTTCACGAAGACGGCTGGGAGCACAGCCAACGCTATGAGGAAGAAACGAACATTCTTATTAATGAGATCCGTCATGCTCACCTGCCGGTAACTGTGACACAGTTCTCCTACGTACTTCCCGACCGTGACGTTATTGTGCACGATTACATATTTAATGGTGATACCGAGGTGCTGGAAGGCGCTCTCCTCATGGTGGACGCAGCGTTTAATCTTGAGCATCAGTCGCGCTACCAGAGTGTGTATTTCAGCAGGGAAAGCCAGACTCACGTACATTACCTTAACAAAACAGCAGTGGCGATCGGTTCAGGGAACGGCGTCGACGGCTTTGAATCCGGGCGAAACGAAATTGGAGCAAGACGAAACGACCTGAATGGCAAGGAGGAAGTAAACAAGCAGGGAGGCGCCATCTCGTTTCATTTAAACGGTGCTGGAGAGGGACAGGCCGTGTCGGTTCATTTCGCAATGTCTTCAGCGCCAAAAGAAGCAGAGAGGCTCTGCCGGGAGACTCTCGCCGACAAGCAGGAAACGCTGTACGAACAAACAGCCGCACACTGGCAAAATCATCTTGCTTTAGCTGAAAAACAGGAGATAGAGGATCCACTTCGAAAGAAGCTGTACGACCGCTCGCTTCTCACGTTTGCCCTTCTTTATGACAAAGAAAACGGCAGCTTTATCGCCGGCCCGGAGGTGGATGAAGATTATGTCTACTCCGGTGGCTACGGCTACTGCTGGGGACGGGATGCCGCCTACATTGCCACGGCGGCTGACGTGGCAGGATACCATGATATGGTCAAGGCGTTTTACCAGTCAATGCTGGAGATCCAGGAGCCGAATGGATCCTGGAACCAGCGGCACTTTACCGATGGCAGTCTCGCTCCGGTTTGGGGACTGCAGATTGATGAGCCTGGTTCAATTCTCTGGGGTCTGAGCGGTCATCTGCTCCGGACGGAAAACGAGGCATTCGCTCATAAAGCGTGGCCGCAGCTGAAGCGCGGCGCGGAATTTCTACTTTCCTTTATTGACGAAGAAACGAAGCTGCCTCTTCCTTCTAAAGACCTCTGGGAAAAAAGGAGCGGAGAGCACCAGTACTCCGCAGCTGCCGTGTACGGCGGTCTGAGCGGTGTGGTGAAAGTCGCCCGCTGGCTCGGCATTTCAGAAGAGGATTTTGTGACACGCTGCGAAGAGGCGTGCCGAGAGATGAAAGAAGCGGTGCTCACCCGGGGATGGAGTGAAGAAGAGCAGTGTTTTCTCCGCTCACTTTATCTCGAAGTGGACGAGCTTGCCTATTTGCGGGCAAAGGAGTCAGGAGAGGAAGTGGCCTTCAGAGAGGACAAAAACGGCTTCACCAGCTACTACAAAGTGGAGGATCCGACCGTGGACATCTCCCTTCTCGGTCTCTCTGTACCGTTTGGTATGATCGATCCTCACGACCCAAAAATGGTCAAAACAGCAGAGAAAATCCGGGAACAGCTCACAAGCCCCGTCATCGGCGGCATCGAGCGCTTCCCCGGTGACATTTACATCGAAGGCAACCCGTGGATGCTCACGACACTGTGGCTGGCACAGTACTACCAGGCGGTTGACCGCCATGAGGAAGCGGACGAATTGATCGACTGGGTCGGCAGGTTCACTCCGGAGCTCGGATTGATCCCCGAGCAGGTGGACAAGTTTTCCGGCGAACCGGCCTGGGTGATGCCGCTCACGTGGTCCCATGCGATGTATGTGCTGGCACTGAAAGAAAGTAAATAA
- a CDS encoding PH domain-containing protein, whose product MGLFSKGDNRQKHQEQAREFLFDSEELEDTYGLLVDFVAFTSHRILFVDRSLLSKSRSVVVSIPYGKIEEIAIEKTGMFSFSNNIEIATKKETHALNFMKGSDVMGFYRKLSERICR is encoded by the coding sequence TTGGGACTGTTCTCAAAAGGTGATAATCGCCAGAAGCATCAGGAGCAGGCGCGGGAATTTTTATTCGACAGTGAAGAACTGGAGGATACCTACGGACTCCTTGTTGATTTTGTTGCGTTTACAAGCCACAGGATTCTCTTCGTTGACCGCTCCCTTCTCTCCAAATCCAGATCGGTCGTCGTGTCTATTCCCTACGGAAAAATCGAGGAGATTGCGATCGAAAAAACAGGCATGTTCTCGTTTTCCAATAATATTGAAATCGCAACAAAGAAAGAAACGCATGCACTGAACTTTATGAAGGGTTCAGATGTGATGGGATTTTACAGAAAATTATCAGAAAGAATCTGCAGATAA
- a CDS encoding LysR family transcriptional regulator, translating into MDVKQLKYFYTIAEEGQITRAAKRLHMAQPPLSQQLKQLEAELDVQLFERHGRTMTLTQAGAFLFEKAERILLEMEEIRDEVKERDEGLKGRLAVGTVKSCFSMLPGRLGRFRESYPGVTFLLRDGDSFQIGELVKNRQVEVGIVRLPLPMKEFDHVQLADEAYVGVFHRDQVPEQTPEGGVRMEQFKGVPLLLLHRISGAGQYEMILEECRKHGFEPSVICECPDVTMLLSLVAKGVGATIVPVSTLDSFHPPELTAVPITDAHVRAKSAVIWLKQRHLSKQARRFVEEFDT; encoded by the coding sequence GTGGATGTGAAGCAGCTCAAATACTTCTATACGATCGCCGAGGAAGGCCAGATCACTCGGGCGGCCAAACGCCTGCATATGGCTCAGCCGCCTCTTTCCCAGCAGCTGAAACAGCTCGAAGCGGAGCTCGATGTGCAGCTGTTCGAGCGGCACGGCCGGACGATGACACTGACGCAAGCCGGTGCGTTTCTGTTTGAAAAAGCCGAGCGGATCCTGCTTGAAATGGAGGAAATCCGTGATGAGGTGAAGGAACGTGACGAAGGGCTTAAGGGCAGGCTGGCAGTCGGCACGGTCAAATCGTGTTTCTCCATGCTTCCCGGACGTCTCGGACGTTTTCGTGAGTCGTATCCAGGTGTCACGTTTCTCCTTAGGGACGGGGATTCGTTTCAGATAGGAGAATTGGTGAAAAATCGCCAGGTCGAAGTGGGCATTGTGAGGCTCCCTCTTCCCATGAAGGAATTTGATCACGTACAGCTGGCGGACGAAGCGTACGTCGGCGTATTTCACCGGGATCAGGTGCCGGAGCAGACTCCTGAGGGCGGGGTGAGAATGGAACAGTTTAAGGGGGTCCCGCTTCTTTTGCTTCACCGGATCAGCGGAGCCGGTCAGTACGAAATGATTCTCGAGGAGTGCCGAAAGCACGGCTTCGAGCCGTCGGTGATCTGCGAGTGTCCGGACGTGACGATGCTGCTTTCCCTCGTGGCAAAGGGCGTCGGCGCCACAATAGTCCCTGTCTCCACCCTGGACTCGTTTCACCCTCCGGAGCTTACCGCCGTTCCGATTACCGATGCCCACGTGCGGGCCAAGTCAGCTGTGATCTGGCTCAAGCAGCGCCACCTGTCAAAGCAGGCGAGAAGGTTTGTGGAGGAGTTTGACACGTAA